A window of Psychromonas sp. CNPT3 contains these coding sequences:
- the tssK gene encoding type VI secretion system baseplate subunit TssK, producing MSARNRVVWSEGLFIKPQHFQQQQRYTEHLIDVRIGSVSRYLYGITEILLNPEYLSFGRIAIERAVGVMPDGTIFYIPQEDMLPKALEIVDSSFANQIVYLAISLRTDSITEISWPDSAGGGRYQLVRHEARDIHTQQGDTTNIDVSSVSVRLMLEKEDRSAYASIAIARILEKRPDGSVVLDTNFIPCHLNVSGVPVLHRFIGEMAGLMRERAKNIAQRIGSPSQGGVADVSDFMLLQALNRMQPQLQHLSNLRSLHPERLYESLSAMCGELSSFTDESRLAPEFVSYNHDMPLESFLSVMSMLRQSLSIVLEPRAVSLQLHKRKYGIMVAPVQDPSLLRDADFILSVRAKMPLDELRKLFIQQTKVASVEKIRELISLQLPGIPIIALPVAPRQLPYHAGYTYYQLDKTNPAWKMINNSSGFAFHVAGDLPDLDLQFWAIRS from the coding sequence ATGTCTGCAAGAAATAGAGTTGTTTGGAGTGAGGGCTTGTTTATTAAGCCACAACATTTTCAGCAACAGCAACGTTATACAGAGCATCTAATTGATGTACGCATTGGATCTGTCAGTCGTTACCTGTATGGGATCACTGAAATATTATTAAATCCAGAATATTTAAGTTTTGGTCGTATTGCAATAGAGCGAGCTGTGGGAGTGATGCCTGACGGTACTATATTTTATATCCCACAAGAAGATATGTTACCCAAAGCATTAGAAATTGTTGATAGCTCATTTGCGAATCAAATCGTATATTTAGCTATTTCCTTACGCACAGATTCAATTACTGAGATAAGCTGGCCTGATAGCGCAGGAGGCGGGCGCTATCAATTAGTCCGTCATGAAGCGCGAGATATTCATACCCAGCAAGGCGATACAACAAACATTGATGTTAGCTCTGTCTCTGTCCGCTTAATGTTAGAGAAAGAAGATAGAAGTGCATATGCGTCTATTGCTATTGCACGTATTTTAGAAAAACGTCCTGATGGTAGTGTGGTGTTAGATACAAATTTTATCCCTTGCCACTTAAATGTTTCTGGCGTGCCAGTATTACACCGTTTTATAGGTGAAATGGCAGGTTTAATGCGTGAACGCGCGAAGAATATAGCGCAACGTATAGGCTCGCCAAGTCAAGGAGGCGTTGCTGATGTATCTGATTTTATGTTGTTACAAGCTTTAAATCGAATGCAACCACAATTACAACATTTATCGAATTTACGTAGCCTTCACCCCGAACGTTTGTATGAAAGTTTGAGTGCTATGTGTGGAGAGCTTTCTTCATTTACAGATGAAAGTCGATTAGCGCCTGAATTTGTTAGTTACAACCATGATATGCCATTAGAGTCTTTTTTATCGGTGATGTCGATGTTACGTCAATCACTGAGTATTGTTCTTGAGCCCCGCGCCGTTTCGTTGCAATTACACAAACGCAAATATGGCATCATGGTAGCACCAGTACAAGATCCCTCATTATTACGTGATGCTGATTTTATTTTATCTGTGCGCGCTAAAATGCCACTTGATGAGTTACGCAAATTATTTATTCAACAGACCAAAGTCGCCTCCGTTGAAAAAATTCGTGAGTTGATATCATTGCAATTACCGGGGATACCTATAATTGCACTACCGGTTGCCCCTCGTCAACTTCCCTATCATGCTGGCTACACTTATTATCAATTAGATAAGACAAATCCCGCATGGAAAATGATCAACAATTCGAGTGGTTTTGCATTTCATGTAGCGGGAGATTTACCTGATCTTGATCTGCAGTTCTGGGCAATAAGGAGTTAA
- the tssE gene encoding type VI secretion system baseplate subunit TssE, whose amino-acid sequence MSYIVLEDSAYGVSLFERLEKDAPMRSIMKGPDPGDVLDSIKRNISDLLNTRMGEAQSAPNLGLIDFNDATLGSNDLALQIKLAIFECIERYEPRIKEMDIHILADDDSPLNLRFHITASLNSSAIDKKIQIDLLLDNNKNYRVI is encoded by the coding sequence ATGTCTTATATAGTACTCGAAGATAGCGCATATGGCGTTAGTTTGTTTGAGCGATTAGAAAAAGATGCTCCTATGCGTTCGATTATGAAAGGTCCTGATCCTGGTGACGTTTTAGACTCTATTAAACGTAACATCAGCGATTTATTAAACACACGTATGGGTGAAGCGCAAAGTGCTCCAAACTTGGGTTTGATTGATTTTAATGATGCAACTTTAGGCAGTAATGATTTAGCTTTACAAATTAAACTCGCTATTTTCGAGTGCATTGAACGTTATGAACCTCGTATAAAAGAAATGGATATTCATATTTTAGCGGATGATGATAGTCCGCTAAATCTGCGTTTTCATATTACAGCGAGTTTGAATAGTAGTGCTATCGACAAAAAAATTCAAATAGATCTTTTATTAGATAACAACAAAAATTATAGAGTGATTTAA
- the tssJ gene encoding type VI secretion system lipoprotein TssJ: MIGRLIIVAMLSTQLFACSSTYDPKIQPSTVTYSMVASATVNPNLSGEGTLIEVQVFELEDDSMFLNADYDQLIKDTKSALKSNYIDHSDYALLPGQFKYIDTKKIDEDTHYIGVIARYSDPDKSQWKKVLKVKPLGQEYHLLMLFQENEVNLNIEN; this comes from the coding sequence ATGATCGGTCGTTTAATCATTGTCGCTATGTTATCAACGCAGTTGTTTGCATGTAGTTCGACTTATGATCCGAAAATACAGCCTAGCACGGTGACGTATAGCATGGTTGCTAGTGCGACTGTGAATCCAAATCTCAGTGGAGAAGGTACCCTAATTGAAGTTCAAGTTTTCGAATTAGAAGACGATTCAATGTTTTTAAATGCAGATTATGACCAATTAATTAAAGATACCAAGAGTGCGTTAAAAAGCAACTATATAGATCATTCTGATTATGCTTTATTACCCGGTCAATTTAAGTACATAGACACGAAAAAAATAGATGAAGATACTCATTATATCGGTGTAATTGCGCGTTATTCAGATCCTGATAAGAGTCAATGGAAAAAAGTATTGAAAGTGAAGCCGTTAGGGCAGGAATACCATTTGTTAATGCTTTTTCAAGAAAATGAAGTTAACTTAAATATCGAGAATTAA
- the tagH gene encoding type VI secretion system-associated FHA domain protein TagH has protein sequence MAELRSVTLVVINSQLLQAGLSATHKFSVEGGSIGGDFDADWQLQDDKNSVHSLHCNIFFTDTFFCLNDNCGSTYINDASMPIGKNKVVKLNKKDVLNIGIYQIRVHFDDKYTDAKILDLDGEDTLDIDIHSHKLLFTNETKNEIKNNDDPLKALDSVERELSSKFSGADSKQTKEKIEQDNVDYLLAKDHGKQGASIMMQADCERDESAAIYLKTESKEKSKSSAIETPLNCNTKGIFRSKLLSSYRQLMGSESLHTTNSNMAQKDSAMNDKVLDLLEDDIDDIDEIDDNFNLYEGDSALDNGVNHLVAAPLLRGLGVQTGDLNNLGEMQILSEEIGASLQAAIKGLLELHSQVENSRYGVMNKNLQPIEDNPLRLGLSYEQTVQTMFDVKRSLVHLSAPSSIAESLQTVKHHNESVQMATSDALNQILHAFSPEVLTRRFNRYKRTGERINESEDAWAWKMYQSYYSELTSNRQNGFEKLFWEIFDQAYDKTLREKQQEE, from the coding sequence ATGGCAGAATTGCGTAGCGTTACATTGGTAGTGATCAATTCTCAGTTACTACAGGCTGGGTTATCTGCAACACATAAATTTAGTGTTGAAGGAGGCTCCATTGGTGGGGATTTTGATGCGGATTGGCAGTTACAAGATGATAAAAACAGTGTGCATAGCTTGCATTGTAATATTTTTTTTACAGATACTTTCTTTTGTTTAAATGACAATTGTGGGAGCACTTATATAAATGATGCTTCAATGCCTATTGGCAAGAATAAAGTTGTAAAACTTAATAAAAAAGATGTTCTAAACATTGGTATTTATCAAATACGAGTGCACTTCGATGATAAATATACAGATGCAAAAATATTAGATTTAGACGGTGAAGATACGTTAGATATTGATATTCATAGTCATAAATTATTATTTACAAATGAAACTAAAAACGAAATAAAAAATAATGATGATCCGTTAAAAGCGTTAGATAGCGTTGAACGGGAGCTTTCTAGTAAATTTTCTGGCGCGGATTCGAAGCAAACAAAAGAGAAAATAGAACAAGATAATGTTGACTATTTATTAGCGAAAGATCATGGAAAGCAGGGTGCAAGTATAATGATGCAAGCAGATTGTGAGCGTGATGAAAGTGCTGCCATTTACTTAAAAACCGAATCTAAAGAAAAAAGTAAAAGTTCGGCAATAGAAACACCGTTAAATTGTAACACAAAAGGCATTTTCAGATCTAAGTTATTGTCTTCTTATCGACAACTAATGGGCTCTGAATCATTACATACTACAAACAGTAATATGGCACAAAAGGATAGCGCAATGAACGATAAAGTACTCGATTTATTAGAAGATGACATAGATGACATAGATGAGATAGATGATAATTTTAATTTATATGAAGGTGATAGCGCATTAGATAACGGAGTTAATCACCTTGTCGCGGCGCCTTTATTACGAGGTTTAGGGGTACAAACGGGTGATCTTAATAATTTGGGCGAAATGCAAATTTTATCGGAAGAAATAGGAGCTTCGTTACAAGCTGCCATTAAAGGTTTATTAGAGTTACATTCACAAGTAGAAAATAGCCGTTATGGCGTCATGAATAAGAACTTGCAACCCATTGAAGATAATCCATTACGTCTAGGGTTATCTTATGAACAGACAGTGCAGACTATGTTTGATGTAAAGCGTAGTTTAGTGCACTTATCTGCACCTTCTTCGATTGCTGAAAGTTTGCAAACAGTAAAGCATCATAATGAATCTGTGCAAATGGCGACCAGTGATGCTTTAAATCAAATTTTACACGCTTTTTCACCGGAAGTATTAACGCGTCGCTTCAATCGCTATAAGCGTACAGGCGAGCGAATAAATGAAAGTGAGGATGCTTGGGCATGGAAGATGTATCAAAGTTATTACAGTGAATTGACCTCAAATCGTCAAAATGGCTTCGAAAAGTTATTTTGGGAGATTTTTGATCAAGCATACGATAAAACATTACGTGAGAAACAGCAGGAGGAATAA
- the tssF gene encoding type VI secretion system baseplate subunit TssF — protein MSNGKYFREELAFLKEQGMEFSEVYPQLSRFLHGRTTDPDVERLLEGFAFLTGRLREKVEDDFPELTHSIINMLWPNYLRPVPSISIIKFNPKIKAISSRQTVLKGTRLDSLLVSDTICHFSTCRDLDIYPLERESVVTTHTREASIIDVNLCLLGDQNVSKMKLDNLRFYLGGHNYSAQMLYLWLSHYLQRIDVIAGDSTFTLPKGSFQVVGFDGKDAILPYPKNVYEGYRILQEYLVFQDAFLFFDVMSIGKNIAPTVSGKMTLRFCFSRTLPADVRVRDKSFELYCTPAINIFEHDADPIDLNGKKTEYKVTPSSRYPAHYEIFNVQRVQGWKGSETGRVRGEPRIYSPFESFQHEIERSRDRQSLYYRVRVKNSLRNDGFDHYISFVRGDETQCIGLSEAISLHLICTNRQLPLELGRGDICVATDSSPAYASFENITEPTQPLRPVLDGSLLWTLISNLSLNYLSLLSRDALCSILRAYDFRSLVDRQAELIAKQRLQGIVKITSQPIEKIIRGLPVRGLQSVIELDQTSFGSEGDLYLFGSVLSRFFALYASINSFHELVVINSVNQEKYTWGTQIGMQPLI, from the coding sequence GTGTCAAATGGCAAATATTTCCGAGAAGAATTAGCTTTTCTTAAAGAGCAGGGCATGGAGTTTTCAGAGGTTTACCCTCAACTTTCTCGTTTTTTACATGGCCGAACAACTGATCCTGATGTTGAGCGACTATTAGAAGGTTTTGCCTTTTTAACGGGGCGTTTACGTGAGAAAGTTGAGGATGATTTTCCTGAATTAACTCATTCTATTATTAATATGTTGTGGCCAAACTATTTAAGGCCAGTACCAAGTATTAGTATTATTAAATTTAATCCAAAGATAAAAGCGATTAGTTCACGGCAGACAGTATTAAAGGGAACGCGTCTTGATAGTTTACTTGTATCGGATACTATTTGTCATTTTAGCACCTGCCGTGATTTAGATATTTACCCGTTAGAGCGTGAGAGTGTGGTAACAACTCATACTCGTGAAGCCTCAATAATTGATGTTAATTTATGTTTGTTAGGTGATCAAAACGTCAGCAAAATGAAACTTGATAATTTACGTTTTTATTTAGGTGGGCATAATTATAGTGCACAAATGTTGTATTTATGGCTCAGTCATTATTTACAACGAATTGATGTTATTGCGGGAGATAGCACTTTTACTTTACCTAAAGGTAGTTTTCAAGTTGTTGGTTTTGATGGTAAGGATGCTATTTTACCCTACCCTAAAAATGTTTATGAAGGTTATCGTATTTTACAGGAATACTTAGTATTTCAAGATGCTTTTTTATTTTTTGATGTGATGTCAATTGGCAAAAATATTGCACCAACAGTCTCAGGGAAAATGACGTTACGTTTTTGTTTTTCAAGAACGTTACCAGCTGATGTGCGCGTTCGGGATAAAAGTTTTGAGCTGTATTGTACGCCTGCGATTAATATTTTTGAGCATGATGCTGATCCCATTGATCTAAACGGCAAAAAGACAGAATACAAAGTTACTCCCTCAAGTCGTTACCCCGCGCATTATGAAATTTTTAATGTACAAAGAGTGCAAGGTTGGAAGGGCTCTGAGACAGGTAGAGTGCGTGGAGAACCAAGAATTTATAGTCCATTTGAAAGTTTTCAACATGAAATTGAACGTAGTCGTGATCGTCAATCGTTATATTATCGAGTACGCGTAAAAAACAGCTTACGTAATGACGGTTTTGATCATTACATTTCATTTGTTCGTGGTGATGAAACGCAATGTATAGGTCTTAGTGAAGCGATTTCTCTGCATCTTATTTGTACTAATCGTCAACTTCCTTTGGAGTTAGGTCGAGGTGATATTTGTGTCGCAACGGACTCATCACCTGCTTATGCAAGCTTTGAAAATATCACTGAACCAACTCAGCCATTACGGCCTGTATTAGATGGCAGTTTGTTATGGACTTTAATTTCAAATTTATCATTAAATTATTTATCGTTACTTTCTCGTGATGCTTTGTGCTCTATTTTGCGTGCTTATGATTTTAGGTCATTAGTAGATCGTCAAGCTGAATTAATCGCTAAGCAACGCTTACAAGGAATTGTAAAAATCACATCGCAACCGATAGAGAAAATTATTCGAGGATTACCGGTTCGAGGTTTGCAATCGGTAATTGAATTAGATCAAACTTCATTTGGATCTGAAGGTGATTTGTATTTGTTTGGATCGGTACTAAGTCGATTTTTTGCATTATACGCAAGTATTAATTCGTTTCATGAATTGGTAGTTATTAACTCTGTAAATCAGGAAAAATATACATGGGGCACGCAAATAGGGATGCAACCTCTGATTTAG
- the tssG gene encoding type VI secretion system baseplate subunit TssG, with product MGHANRDATSDLESATIDIQLPKQVESYNFYQLVELLHRLQDEEPESENWELRCRLLFSANPSLGFASSDVTKVESMDNGRIKLETTFFGLTGSQSPLPGFFLERIATEDENGLRKEFLDFFNNRLLALLYRVWRKYRYYVRFKENASDDFSAQLFALVGLADKELRGDTPINWCKMLSYAGMLAGRSRSPQVVSGIVAHCFDLSDVSIRQWEVRKVRIPENQRMQLGRANVQLGNDTIIGEDVKDCMGKFVICVKNMTQMRFKDFLPSGKEYLPFCKLIEFILREQMAFDLELELKADEALPMQLGGQGQFSLGWSSFIGTSTEKRRVRIQIRR from the coding sequence ATGGGGCACGCAAATAGGGATGCAACCTCTGATTTAGAGAGTGCAACAATAGACATACAATTACCAAAGCAGGTTGAATCTTACAATTTTTATCAACTGGTTGAATTATTACATCGTCTTCAAGATGAAGAGCCAGAAAGTGAAAATTGGGAGTTACGTTGTCGTCTTTTATTTAGCGCAAATCCCAGCTTAGGTTTTGCCTCTAGTGATGTTACAAAAGTAGAGTCAATGGATAACGGACGCATTAAATTAGAGACCACTTTTTTTGGATTAACGGGATCTCAATCTCCATTACCCGGTTTTTTTTTAGAGCGCATTGCAACAGAAGATGAAAACGGATTACGCAAAGAATTTTTAGATTTTTTTAATAATCGTTTACTTGCTTTATTGTATCGAGTTTGGAGGAAATATCGTTATTACGTGCGATTTAAAGAAAATGCTAGTGATGATTTTTCAGCTCAGCTATTTGCATTAGTCGGATTAGCAGATAAAGAACTACGTGGCGACACGCCTATTAATTGGTGCAAAATGTTGTCTTATGCCGGGATGTTAGCGGGTCGAAGTCGTTCCCCACAAGTTGTGTCTGGGATTGTTGCACATTGTTTTGATTTATCTGATGTCAGTATTCGACAGTGGGAGGTCCGAAAAGTAAGGATCCCTGAAAATCAAAGAATGCAATTGGGAAGAGCGAATGTACAACTAGGCAATGACACTATTATTGGAGAGGATGTTAAAGATTGTATGGGTAAATTTGTCATTTGTGTAAAAAACATGACACAAATGCGTTTTAAAGATTTTCTTCCTTCAGGTAAAGAATATTTACCTTTTTGTAAGTTAATTGAATTTATTTTACGTGAACAGATGGCCTTTGATTTAGAGCTTGAATTAAAAGCAGATGAAGCGCTTCCAATGCAATTGGGGGGGCAGGGTCAATTTTCACTTGGTTGGTCATCTTTTATTGGTACGAGTACAGAAAAAAGACGAGTTAGAATTCAAATTAGACGTTAG